GCGTCATACCTTCGCCCAGCGTCACAATATTCTCTTCATTTTTGACCGGCAGCAATTCATGGTAGCGCCAAAGATCCGGTTTACGGTCTGCGAGCTTCTCTTTCGTAAAATTCTTCTTCAGCTCATCCATCTTGTAGGACACCAGTAAAGGTGCTCCGCATTCACACAGTTGAACAATTGCATCTACGTCATACGTCTTTTCACATTTTGGGCAGTGTAAGTGGGATACATAACTATAAGTCATTTCATTTCCTCCTAATAATGTATATTATCTAATTGCAATAGATTCTATTTCAATCTGAGCACCTTTGGGCAGTTCTTTTACACCTACCATCGCTCTTGCAGGCTTGCTGTCTCCAAAGAATTTCGCGTATACTTCATTAACTTCTGCTGCTTTTTCAAGGGATGTCATGAAAATTGTGTTTTTCACTACATTCTCTAACGTTAAATCCGCGGCTTTCAGAATGGCTTCAATATTTTTTAAAGACTGTTCCGCCTGTTCTACAACCGAAGAACTCATTTCATTTGTTTCTGCATTAATTGGCAGCTGCCCTGAGACATAGACAATATTTTCTTTTTCTGCTGCCTGTGAGTAAGCCCCCACTGCTGCAGGTGCATGGTCACTGTGAATTTTATTGAACAAATAAATCAACTCCTATTTAGAATTAAAACTATGTTCGGTGCGTACCTTCTGCAGATAATTGTAGATAGTGAATTTAGAAACACCTAAAACACTCGCTGCATATTCAGTGGCACCTTTGATTAGAAACGCCCCTTTGGAT
The Sporosarcina sp. P33 genome window above contains:
- a CDS encoding Rid family detoxifying hydrolase, producing the protein MFNKIHSDHAPAAVGAYSQAAEKENIVYVSGQLPINAETNEMSSSVVEQAEQSLKNIEAILKAADLTLENVVKNTIFMTSLEKAAEVNEVYAKFFGDSKPARAMVGVKELPKGAQIEIESIAIR